Proteins encoded together in one Anoxybacillus flavithermus window:
- the cydB gene encoding cytochrome d ubiquinol oxidase subunit II has product MSYEIVAIIWFGLWGLIWTIYFVLDGYTLGTGMLFPFLARNRQERNQLQEAVGPFWGGNEVWLITAGGATFAAFPAVYADLFSFLYTPMMLILFALFFRAAGLEFMHKDDAPLWQKSWKWAFTISSFALALLFGVAFANLFYGLKIGPSGYEGTFFSLLHPYGLLGGLLFISLFIVSGALWVMLKTVGEVAERAYAVARPAAIVATVILSLFFVATSNRTPLFHNFTKASILWVVPALTFVCALLMLLFVWQKRIGLAFTNICLTIFTLMATGFIGMFPNMLPSRINDEYSTTLFEAAGSELNLKIMLGVAIVMVPIVVGYQLWSYKLFKEKITKETAKGYQ; this is encoded by the coding sequence ATGTCTTATGAAATAGTTGCGATCATTTGGTTTGGTCTATGGGGACTTATTTGGACGATATACTTTGTATTAGATGGATATACGCTCGGGACGGGCATGTTGTTTCCGTTTTTAGCGAGAAACCGTCAAGAGCGAAATCAACTACAAGAAGCGGTTGGACCGTTTTGGGGTGGCAATGAAGTATGGTTAATTACAGCGGGCGGAGCTACATTTGCTGCATTTCCTGCTGTTTATGCTGACTTATTTAGCTTCTTATATACGCCGATGATGCTCATTTTATTCGCGCTCTTTTTCCGTGCTGCTGGATTGGAATTTATGCATAAAGACGATGCACCGCTTTGGCAAAAAAGTTGGAAATGGGCATTTACAATTAGCAGTTTTGCTTTAGCACTTTTATTTGGCGTTGCCTTTGCGAATTTGTTTTACGGCTTAAAAATTGGCCCATCTGGATATGAAGGAACGTTTTTTAGTTTACTTCATCCGTACGGTTTGTTAGGCGGATTATTGTTTATCAGTTTATTTATCGTCTCTGGTGCTCTCTGGGTCATGCTAAAAACGGTTGGAGAGGTAGCGGAGCGAGCGTATGCAGTCGCTCGCCCTGCTGCTATTGTTGCAACGGTCATATTATCCCTTTTCTTCGTTGCAACAAGTAATCGGACACCTTTGTTTCACAACTTTACAAAAGCATCAATTCTTTGGGTCGTTCCAGCGCTTACTTTCGTATGTGCATTACTGATGTTATTGTTCGTTTGGCAAAAACGAATTGGACTTGCATTTACGAACATTTGCTTGACGATTTTCACACTTATGGCAACTGGTTTTATCGGCATGTTCCCAAATATGCTTCCTTCCCGCATCAACGATGAATATAGCACAACGCTTTTTGAAGCAGCAGGAAGCGAATTGAACTTAAAAATTATGCTCGGCGTCGCCATCGTTATGGTACCGATCGTCGTAGGCTATCAACTTTGGAGTTATAAACTGTTTAAAGAAAAAATTACGAAAGAAACAGCGAAAGGATATCAATAA
- a CDS encoding o-succinylbenzoate--CoA ligase: MIPNWLRQRAHLTPNRVALYDDTQSISFAELHDRTVKRARQFVYLGVKKGDIVAILMKNSIHMVEVIHALHYIGAIVLLQNVRLSIEEIKWQLDHSGARFVICDAPFPDERVIEWNEFIKLRERDGEWQTMYHLDDVATIMYTSGTTGKPKGVMQTYGNHWWSAIGSALNLGLHENDCWLAAVPFFHVSGLSILMRSVIYGMSVYIMSSFDAKRSNELILQGKVTMMSAVSTMVQQIIQQLKQPYPPSFRCMLVGGGPVSQPLLHSCANWNIPVYQTYGMTETASQVATLSPDARHKHGSAGKPLFHMGIRIEKDGHQLNANEVGEIVVKGPSVMKGYWQNEKETNAVLKDGWLYTGDIGYMDEEGFLYVLDRRSDLIISGGENVYPAEIEAVLLEHKAVKEAGVIGVADETWGQVPHAFVVLYDGTATEEQLKLFCMSKLAKYKVPKRIYIVDHLPRNATNKLMRHKLKKWVEEA; encoded by the coding sequence ATGATTCCAAATTGGTTACGTCAACGTGCACATTTAACTCCGAATCGTGTAGCGCTATACGACGACACACAATCGATTTCATTTGCGGAACTTCATGATCGGACAGTAAAACGGGCAAGGCAATTTGTTTATCTCGGTGTAAAAAAAGGCGACATTGTAGCTATCTTAATGAAAAATAGTATACATATGGTCGAAGTCATTCATGCGCTTCATTATATTGGAGCGATTGTTTTGTTACAAAACGTACGCTTGTCGATAGAAGAAATAAAGTGGCAGTTGGATCATAGTGGGGCGCGTTTCGTCATTTGTGATGCGCCATTTCCAGACGAACGAGTGATTGAGTGGAATGAATTTATAAAACTCCGAGAACGAGATGGAGAATGGCAAACGATGTACCATCTTGATGATGTAGCAACCATTATGTATACATCAGGGACGACAGGAAAGCCAAAAGGGGTTATGCAAACATATGGGAATCATTGGTGGAGTGCGATTGGTTCCGCTTTAAATCTTGGCTTGCATGAAAATGATTGTTGGCTTGCCGCTGTTCCTTTTTTTCATGTTAGTGGTTTGTCGATTTTAATGAGGAGCGTCATTTATGGCATGAGTGTTTATATTATGTCATCATTTGACGCGAAACGTAGCAATGAGCTTATTTTGCAAGGGAAAGTTACGATGATGTCCGCTGTCAGCACCATGGTGCAACAAATAATTCAGCAACTCAAGCAGCCGTACCCTCCGTCATTTCGTTGTATGCTCGTTGGAGGAGGACCTGTTTCGCAACCGTTATTGCATTCGTGTGCTAATTGGAATATACCTGTATATCAAACATATGGTATGACAGAAACCGCTTCCCAAGTGGCTACATTATCTCCAGATGCTCGTCATAAACATGGCTCAGCAGGAAAGCCGCTGTTTCATATGGGTATTCGCATTGAAAAAGACGGACACCAGCTGAATGCCAATGAAGTAGGAGAGATTGTTGTCAAAGGTCCGAGCGTCATGAAAGGGTATTGGCAAAACGAAAAGGAAACGAATGCGGTTTTAAAAGATGGTTGGTTATATACCGGAGATATTGGATATATGGATGAAGAAGGATTTTTATATGTGCTTGACCGTCGTTCAGATTTAATTATTTCTGGTGGAGAAAATGTATATCCTGCCGAAATTGAGGCGGTACTTTTGGAACATAAGGCAGTAAAAGAAGCAGGCGTCATTGGAGTTGCTGATGAAACGTGGGGACAAGTGCCACATGCATTTGTTGTATTATATGATGGGACAGCAACGGAAGAACAATTAAAGTTGTTTTGTATGAGTAAATTGGCTAAATATAAAGTGCCAAAGCGAATTTACATTGTTGATCATTTGCCGCGCAATGCTACAAACAAACTGATGCGCCATAAGCTAAAAAAATGGGTCGAGGAGGCGTAA
- a CDS encoding cytochrome D1 domain-containing protein: MKKLAIVLFVFFLASCAKQPVFMSKQTVIRDVAVNSNNIVMNRAGDELYVANIDVPTVTIIDVKTKKKKAEIAVGREPRQLTLSPDEQFLYVSCMYDHRVDIISLKKQRVIGHIQTGIEPFGLVTSQDGRWLYVANYRSGTLSIVDLQSGKVKKDIRVGDRPRTVTITADGKKLYVPHYLQGKITVIDTKKEKVVKQISLAPSPDQEDRKKSQGIPNTLEQFVIAPDGKKAYVPHLLTNVDTPIHFEETIFPAISVIRLDIDEEVLDERKELFEEINVTDVNNETMIVSNPYDIAFHPNGKKAYAIMSGSEDLVVFDLARGGNATQVLRRIQGDNPRGIVISPDGETLYIHQAMSHELAIVKTGGEQAYAKAKQIGKNISLISQDSLPPLVREGKKIFYSANSDEYAAEITKNNWMSCASCHSDGDINGLTLMTPKGPRNVPSNILTTKTGLFMWDGSRDDFTDYIHTVQGEMGGMLQYDPSKPLPPDVQHMFDALFAYLDDPSSFPVPKSPYREKDGSLTHIAKKGEQLFFGKGNCLTCHGGKYFTDSVKAVDNNGQLTTGQISFLHDIGTENVLDRSSSGDARAQFKNPRTPKQWDTPTLRGVWATAPYLHDGSASTIEEAIVRHQIKEVEQLSEEEIKQIAAYVRSLE; this comes from the coding sequence ATGAAAAAATTAGCCATAGTTCTTTTTGTTTTTTTTCTCGCTTCGTGCGCTAAGCAACCGGTATTTATGTCTAAACAAACAGTGATTCGCGATGTGGCAGTAAACAGCAACAATATTGTTATGAATCGAGCGGGAGATGAATTGTATGTTGCAAATATAGACGTACCTACTGTAACAATTATCGATGTGAAAACAAAAAAGAAGAAGGCGGAAATTGCTGTTGGACGGGAGCCACGGCAATTAACATTAAGTCCTGATGAACAATTTTTATATGTGTCCTGTATGTATGACCACCGAGTTGATATTATTTCGTTAAAAAAGCAAAGAGTCATTGGGCATATTCAAACAGGGATTGAACCGTTTGGCCTTGTGACGAGCCAAGACGGTCGATGGTTATATGTCGCTAACTACCGTTCGGGCACATTATCTATTGTCGATTTGCAATCAGGAAAAGTGAAAAAAGACATTCGAGTAGGTGATCGTCCTCGAACGGTTACAATTACGGCAGATGGTAAAAAGCTATATGTCCCACATTATTTGCAAGGGAAAATTACAGTCATTGATACAAAAAAAGAAAAAGTCGTTAAACAAATTTCATTGGCACCTTCACCCGATCAAGAAGATCGAAAAAAAAGTCAGGGCATCCCAAATACGTTAGAGCAGTTTGTTATTGCACCTGATGGAAAAAAAGCATACGTGCCACATTTATTAACAAATGTTGATACACCTATTCATTTTGAAGAGACGATTTTTCCGGCTATTTCTGTCATTCGTTTAGATATTGATGAAGAAGTGTTAGATGAAAGAAAAGAATTATTTGAAGAAATCAACGTCACAGATGTAAACAATGAAACAATGATTGTGTCGAATCCGTACGATATAGCATTTCATCCAAACGGAAAAAAAGCATATGCCATTATGTCTGGCAGTGAAGATCTTGTCGTTTTTGACCTTGCCCGTGGAGGAAATGCTACGCAAGTATTGCGCAGAATTCAAGGAGATAATCCGAGAGGAATTGTCATTTCCCCGGATGGCGAAACACTTTATATTCATCAAGCGATGAGTCATGAACTTGCCATTGTAAAAACAGGCGGTGAACAAGCATATGCAAAAGCAAAACAAATAGGTAAAAATATTTCTCTAATTTCGCAAGATTCGTTACCACCGCTTGTAAGAGAAGGAAAAAAGATATTTTATAGTGCAAATAGCGATGAATATGCAGCGGAGATAACAAAAAATAATTGGATGAGTTGTGCATCTTGTCATAGCGACGGAGATATAAATGGCTTGACGCTTATGACACCGAAAGGACCAAGAAATGTGCCAAGCAACATATTAACAACGAAGACAGGATTATTTATGTGGGACGGATCGCGTGATGATTTTACTGACTATATTCATACAGTCCAAGGGGAGATGGGCGGGATGTTGCAATACGATCCAAGTAAACCGTTACCGCCTGATGTGCAACATATGTTTGATGCGCTATTTGCATATTTGGATGATCCAAGTTCATTTCCTGTTCCAAAGAGCCCTTATCGAGAGAAAGATGGAAGTTTAACACATATAGCAAAAAAAGGGGAGCAGCTGTTTTTTGGAAAGGGGAACTGCCTCACTTGTCATGGAGGAAAGTATTTTACGGATAGTGTAAAAGCAGTGGATAACAATGGGCAGCTCACAACAGGTCAAATATCGTTTTTGCACGATATCGGAACAGAAAATGTACTCGATCGCTCATCGTCCGGGGATGCACGTGCGCAATTTAAAAATCCTCGAACTCCGAAGCAGTGGGATACTCCTACATTGCGTGGAGTGTGGGCGACTGCCCCGTATTTACATGACGGAAGCGCAAGCACGATTGAAGAAGCTATTGTACGTCACCAGATAAAGGAAGTAGAGCAGCTTAGCGAAGAAGAAATAAAGCAAATTGCGGCATATGTACGATCATTAGAGTAA
- a CDS encoding DUF2325 domain-containing protein — protein MSSLLVVGADHLGNITDKLKNSGFKEIIHLDGRKVNMVKRQIPEHVDIVFVMTDYINHNLAKVIKQKAKDQHKPIYFVKRSWSSIQFVIQQMEELKQVN, from the coding sequence ATGTCGTCATTATTAGTTGTTGGTGCTGATCATTTAGGAAACATTACCGATAAATTAAAAAACTCAGGATTTAAGGAGATTATTCATTTAGATGGCCGCAAAGTGAACATGGTGAAACGACAAATTCCAGAGCATGTCGATATCGTATTTGTCATGACAGATTATATTAACCATAATTTAGCGAAAGTCATTAAGCAAAAAGCGAAGGATCAACATAAGCCTATCTATTTTGTAAAGCGTTCATGGAGTTCCATTCAATTCGTTATTCAACAAATGGAGGAATTGAAACAAGTGAATTAA
- a CDS encoding flavodoxin domain-containing protein: protein MNVLICYTSKTGNTKEVALLIEEAFRSYGHAVKTIDIEHIFAIESLIHEAHLLLFGSYTWGNGQLPDEMRKLLRFLIKERNLPLPPVALFGTGDQMWPYYCRAVDEMEYHLRKVTTVLGTLKIEQSPRGHQQHLPTVFVQQLLEEVDRFVIGESKIARAVASK, encoded by the coding sequence ATGAACGTTCTCATTTGCTATACATCCAAAACGGGAAACACAAAAGAAGTCGCCTTGTTAATTGAAGAAGCTTTTCGCTCATACGGACATGCGGTGAAAACGATCGATATTGAACATATATTTGCGATCGAATCGCTCATTCATGAGGCGCATCTTCTTTTATTCGGTTCATATACGTGGGGAAATGGACAACTTCCAGATGAAATGAGAAAGCTACTTCGTTTTCTTATCAAAGAACGAAATCTTCCTTTGCCTCCTGTTGCGCTGTTTGGCACAGGGGATCAAATGTGGCCATACTATTGCCGTGCTGTCGATGAAATGGAGTACCATTTGCGAAAAGTGACGACGGTGCTCGGCACGCTAAAAATTGAACAATCACCACGCGGCCATCAACAACATTTACCGACTGTATTCGTACAACAGCTACTAGAGGAGGTTGACCGTTTTGTTATTGGCGAAAGTAAAATTGCTCGAGCCGTCGCATCCAAATAA
- a CDS encoding cytochrome ubiquinol oxidase subunit I, with protein sequence MSDVLLLSRFQFAITVFYHFLFVPLTIGLIVLIAWMETQHVRTKNPLYRQMADFWGKLFAINFVLGVVTGITMEFQFGTNWSEYSKYMGDIFGSPLAIEALVAFFLESTFMGIWLFGKDKISPKLRAFSIWMVALGTNISALWIITANGFMQNPVGYIERNGRIELQNFWEVVTNPYAWHMFVHTVVSCYIVGAFFVMAVSAWHLLRKQHVVFFEKSFKYALILGLIATTATPFIGHKSASFAAKMQPAKGAALEAVWETKEGLPFHIIQIPDPKNERNIVEFLTIPKLGSYFYTHSFDGKVVGFDQIPKDERPNVNIVFYSFRLMVALGLYFVALCWYGFYLYRKNKLIESKRFLKVVMYSVLLPYVAINAGWVVAEVGRQPWTVYGLMRTAEAVSPISLSQIIFSLVSLVLFYTILLIADVYLMLKYAKKGPYTSAATKGGEMQHVL encoded by the coding sequence ATGAGCGATGTACTTTTGTTAAGCCGTTTTCAATTTGCCATTACGGTTTTTTATCATTTTTTATTCGTCCCGTTGACCATTGGTCTTATTGTTTTAATTGCATGGATGGAAACACAACATGTGCGAACAAAAAATCCGCTTTATCGACAAATGGCAGATTTTTGGGGGAAATTGTTTGCTATCAACTTCGTCCTTGGCGTAGTCACAGGCATTACGATGGAATTTCAATTTGGTACAAACTGGTCTGAGTATTCGAAATATATGGGGGATATTTTCGGATCTCCGCTCGCCATTGAAGCGCTCGTTGCTTTCTTTTTAGAATCAACATTTATGGGCATTTGGCTATTTGGGAAGGATAAAATTTCACCAAAACTTCGTGCGTTTTCGATTTGGATGGTTGCGCTTGGTACAAACATTTCAGCACTTTGGATTATTACAGCAAACGGGTTTATGCAAAATCCGGTCGGGTATATTGAGAGAAACGGTCGCATCGAACTACAAAACTTTTGGGAAGTTGTGACGAATCCATATGCTTGGCATATGTTCGTTCATACCGTCGTCAGCTGTTATATCGTTGGAGCGTTTTTTGTGATGGCTGTTAGCGCATGGCATTTGTTGCGTAAGCAGCATGTCGTATTTTTCGAAAAATCGTTTAAGTATGCACTTATTCTAGGTCTTATCGCGACAACAGCAACACCATTTATCGGTCATAAATCAGCATCGTTTGCGGCAAAGATGCAGCCTGCTAAAGGAGCAGCACTAGAAGCTGTTTGGGAAACGAAAGAGGGGTTACCTTTTCATATTATTCAAATTCCGGATCCAAAAAACGAACGAAATATCGTTGAATTTTTAACGATTCCGAAGCTCGGAAGTTACTTTTATACGCATTCGTTTGATGGAAAAGTCGTTGGATTTGATCAAATTCCGAAAGACGAACGACCGAACGTCAATATTGTGTTTTACTCATTTCGATTAATGGTCGCACTCGGACTATATTTCGTCGCTTTATGTTGGTATGGGTTTTACTTGTATCGTAAAAATAAATTAATTGAATCAAAACGCTTCTTAAAGGTAGTCATGTATTCCGTTTTGTTACCGTACGTTGCGATCAATGCTGGCTGGGTCGTTGCGGAAGTCGGACGTCAACCATGGACGGTGTATGGCTTAATGCGCACAGCCGAAGCGGTATCGCCAATCTCGCTTTCACAAATCATATTCTCACTTGTCAGCCTCGTATTGTTTTATACGATTTTGCTTATTGCTGACGTGTACTTAATGTTGAAATATGCGAAAAAAGGTCCATACACATCCGCGGCTACGAAAGGTGGGGAAATGCAACATGTCTTATGA
- a CDS encoding ribonucleotide-diphosphate reductase subunit beta, which translates to MLLAKVKLLEPSHPNKATSIINGKASGILNWNDIKYSHFYDIYRMLLSNFWTPFEINMSDDIKQWHELSGRERDAFLHIIGLLSILDSVQPNFIGAMKEYITDPSVKAIFSIIEQQEVVHNQSYSYVLASIEKLSEQHRAFEMARTNPHIYKRNEHVIRVYEAFREQPTVETFCRALVASLVLEGINFYSGFAFFYNLARNQKMLKTSTMISYINKDELCHSYFISQLVRAVLWENPQIDENGAFSAWIYDYIDEAIRYETEWSRFVLRDIDGIDVIEMEKYIEYLGNKRLRMLGLDDRYDADENCMPWIRVFSDENVNLGKTDFFEARPRSYTKTTDMNGFDEL; encoded by the coding sequence TTGTTATTGGCGAAAGTAAAATTGCTCGAGCCGTCGCATCCAAATAAGGCAACAAGCATTATAAACGGGAAAGCAAGCGGCATTTTAAACTGGAACGATATTAAATATAGCCATTTTTACGATATATACAGAATGTTGCTCAGCAACTTTTGGACGCCGTTTGAAATTAATATGTCGGATGATATTAAACAATGGCATGAGTTAAGTGGACGGGAACGGGATGCATTTTTACACATTATCGGCTTGCTTTCAATTTTAGATTCTGTTCAACCAAATTTTATTGGGGCGATGAAAGAATACATTACCGATCCGAGCGTCAAAGCAATTTTTTCGATTATCGAACAGCAAGAAGTCGTTCATAATCAATCGTACTCGTACGTTCTTGCTTCGATCGAAAAATTATCGGAGCAACATCGTGCGTTTGAAATGGCACGAACAAATCCGCACATTTATAAGCGAAATGAACACGTCATTCGCGTATATGAAGCATTTCGCGAGCAACCAACGGTAGAGACGTTTTGCCGCGCGCTCGTCGCTTCGCTCGTCTTAGAGGGGATTAATTTTTATTCTGGGTTTGCCTTTTTTTACAATTTGGCAAGAAACCAAAAAATGCTCAAAACATCAACGATGATTAGTTATATTAATAAAGATGAGCTATGCCATAGTTACTTTATTTCTCAACTTGTACGCGCAGTGTTATGGGAAAATCCACAAATTGATGAAAATGGAGCGTTTTCTGCGTGGATATATGACTATATCGACGAAGCCATTCGTTACGAAACAGAATGGTCGCGCTTTGTGTTGCGCGATATTGATGGCATTGACGTTATCGAAATGGAAAAATATATTGAATACCTTGGAAATAAGCGATTGCGGATGCTTGGGTTAGACGATCGATACGATGCTGATGAAAATTGTATGCCTTGGATTCGTGTCTTTAGCGATGAAAATGTGAATTTAGGCAAAACCGACTTTTTCGAGGCGCGTCCACGTTCATACACAAAAACAACAGATATGAATGGGTTTGATGAATTGTAA
- a CDS encoding DUF1540 domain-containing protein: MAKDVLCEVQNCQFWSQGNRCSAEAIYVVSHAGPTAASSTETDCKTFQPNR; this comes from the coding sequence ATGGCCAAAGATGTACTTTGTGAAGTGCAAAACTGTCAGTTTTGGTCACAAGGCAATCGATGTAGTGCAGAAGCTATCTATGTCGTAAGCCATGCTGGCCCAACAGCAGCAAGTTCGACTGAAACAGACTGTAAAACGTTCCAACCAAACAGGTGA
- the menH gene encoding 2-succinyl-6-hydroxy-2,4-cyclohexadiene-1-carboxylate synthase: MKFVVRGQTYYVEMYGNGQPLLLLHGFTGSCQTWHPFISTWSQHIQCIAIDILGHGRTDAPAAIQRYDIETVAKDIAMLFDRLGIKKAHVLGYSMGGRLALTFAIRYPQYVQTLILESSSPGLKTEEERIKRCEEDERLAQFIEQHGVASFVDQWEKIPLFSSLQRLPKDVQKQLREERLQHTVVGLANSLRGMGTGAQPSWWGALHQLTMPTLLICGEDDEKFCRIASEMVQLLPNGTLIAVPQAGHVVHMEQRERFGTLVQQFVLRGGLLHGD; this comes from the coding sequence ATGAAGTTTGTCGTTCGAGGACAAACGTATTATGTGGAAATGTACGGTAATGGACAACCGCTGTTGTTACTACACGGATTTACAGGCAGCTGTCAAACGTGGCATCCGTTTATTTCAACTTGGAGCCAACATATACAGTGCATCGCCATTGACATTCTTGGCCACGGACGAACGGATGCTCCAGCTGCTATACAGCGCTACGATATTGAAACGGTGGCGAAAGATATTGCGATGTTGTTTGATCGATTAGGAATAAAAAAAGCTCATGTGCTTGGATATTCAATGGGGGGGCGGCTTGCGTTAACGTTTGCGATTCGTTATCCGCAGTACGTTCAAACATTAATATTAGAAAGTAGTTCCCCGGGATTAAAAACGGAAGAAGAGCGAATAAAGCGGTGTGAAGAAGATGAACGATTAGCGCAGTTTATTGAACAACATGGGGTTGCATCGTTTGTTGATCAATGGGAGAAAATTCCGTTGTTTTCTTCGCTTCAACGATTGCCAAAGGATGTGCAAAAGCAGTTACGAGAAGAGCGGTTACAGCATACGGTTGTCGGATTAGCCAATAGTTTGCGCGGCATGGGGACAGGAGCGCAACCTTCTTGGTGGGGAGCGTTGCATCAATTGACGATGCCGACATTGTTGATTTGTGGAGAAGATGATGAAAAGTTTTGTCGAATTGCGTCAGAAATGGTACAATTATTACCAAACGGAACGCTCATTGCCGTTCCGCAAGCTGGACACGTTGTGCATATGGAGCAGCGTGAGCGGTTTGGTACGCTTGTTCAACAATTTGTGCTAAGAGGAGGTTTATTGCATGGCGATTGA
- the menB gene encoding 1,4-dihydroxy-2-naphthoyl-CoA synthase: protein MAIEWIKEREYEDILYETYNGIAKITINRPEVHNAFRPKTVMELIDAFAYARDDSNIGVIILTGAGGKAFCSGGDQKVRGHGGYVGDDQIPRLNVLDLQRLIRVIPKPVIAMVAGYAIGGGHVLHVVCDLTIAADNAIFGQTGPKVGSFDGGYGAGYLARIVGHKKAREIWYLCRQYNAQEALEMGLVNKVVPLEQLEEETVRWAEEILEKSPTAIRFLKAAFNADTDGLAGIQQLAGDATLLYYTTDEAKEGRDAFKEKRKPDFKQFPRFP, encoded by the coding sequence ATGGCGATTGAATGGATAAAAGAGAGGGAATATGAAGATATTTTGTACGAAACGTATAACGGCATTGCAAAAATCACAATTAATCGTCCTGAAGTACATAATGCGTTTCGTCCAAAAACAGTAATGGAATTAATTGATGCGTTTGCATATGCACGTGACGACTCTAATATTGGTGTCATCATTTTAACAGGTGCAGGCGGCAAAGCGTTTTGTTCGGGTGGCGACCAAAAAGTGCGTGGACATGGTGGATATGTGGGGGATGATCAAATTCCGCGCTTAAACGTATTAGATTTGCAACGTTTAATTCGTGTTATTCCGAAGCCGGTTATTGCGATGGTTGCAGGTTATGCGATCGGCGGTGGTCACGTGCTACATGTCGTTTGTGACTTAACGATTGCAGCAGATAACGCGATTTTTGGTCAAACAGGTCCGAAAGTCGGTAGCTTTGATGGAGGATATGGAGCCGGTTATTTAGCGCGCATTGTCGGTCATAAAAAAGCGCGTGAAATTTGGTATTTATGTCGCCAATACAATGCCCAAGAGGCGCTAGAAATGGGACTAGTGAATAAAGTTGTTCCGCTTGAACAGTTAGAGGAAGAAACGGTGAGATGGGCGGAAGAAATTTTAGAAAAAAGCCCGACAGCTATTCGCTTCTTAAAAGCTGCGTTCAACGCTGATACTGATGGATTGGCAGGCATTCAACAACTTGCTGGAGATGCAACGCTTCTTTACTATACAACGGATGAAGCTAAGGAAGGACGCGATGCATTTAAAGAAAAGAGAAAACCGGACTTCAAGCAGTTCCCGCGTTTTCCATAA